A single window of Anaerocolumna chitinilytica DNA harbors:
- a CDS encoding acyltransferase, giving the protein MYEELGIKDNFDLSQTIAAKLFEGVKYPWEVLHNIGDFIRSFGEQLDKEEYEKRGEDIWVAKSAKVAPTAFIGGPAIIGKDAEIRHCAFIRGSAIVGEGAVVGNSTELKNVVLFNKVQVPHYNYVGDSVLGYKAHMGAGSITSNVKSDKTLVTIGYQGGKIATGLKKMGAMLGDNVEVGCNSVLNPGTVIGKGAHVYPLSMVRGFVPAGCIYKKQGEIVKID; this is encoded by the coding sequence ATGTACGAGGAACTTGGAATAAAAGATAACTTTGATTTAAGCCAGACCATAGCTGCTAAACTGTTTGAGGGGGTTAAGTATCCATGGGAAGTGCTTCATAACATCGGAGATTTTATTCGCTCCTTTGGTGAGCAGCTGGATAAAGAGGAATATGAAAAAAGGGGAGAAGATATCTGGGTTGCCAAATCCGCTAAAGTAGCACCCACCGCTTTCATAGGAGGGCCGGCTATTATAGGGAAAGATGCGGAAATCAGGCATTGTGCCTTTATCAGAGGAAGCGCCATCGTAGGAGAAGGAGCGGTAGTCGGCAATTCAACAGAACTTAAAAATGTCGTTCTGTTTAATAAAGTTCAAGTACCTCACTACAATTATGTGGGCGATTCAGTATTAGGCTACAAAGCACATATGGGGGCAGGTTCTATAACCTCTAATGTGAAATCCGATAAAACTCTGGTTACAATAGGGTATCAGGGGGGGAAAATTGCAACTGGCTTAAAGAAAATGGGAGCTATGTTAGGAGATAATGTGGAAGTAGGCTGTAACAGTGTATTAAATCCCGGTACTGTCATCGGGAAAGGAGCCCATGTATATCCTTTGTCCATGGTAAGAGGATTTGTACCTGCAGGGTGCATCTATAAGAAACAGGGAGAAATCGTTAAGATAGATTAA
- a CDS encoding TerC family protein, translated as MSAFIVFMLSILHIAVLNIILSFDNISVIAYIAGGLNEHNRKKAYLSGFTLSLVFSILFTSIISIIMEIKWLPIQPLGGLLLMKITYDMLKTHPGEPEQEGGEYNVNNSMKLSRAIVKLTVISLSLSFDNILAIAGAADGNIKVITLGLLLSLPFLLISCRFFMKLMKRYLIILYLCGAVLVHTSLEMIFSYPPLLSLLPAHLHTIISSLAAIALLIFGFYRLKKNKNNAVEDIV; from the coding sequence ATGTCCGCATTCATTGTTTTTATGTTAAGTATACTGCATATCGCAGTACTCAATATTATCTTAAGCTTTGATAATATCAGCGTAATCGCCTATATTGCCGGCGGCCTTAATGAACATAACCGAAAGAAAGCCTATCTGTCAGGTTTCACCTTATCCCTTGTGTTCTCTATTCTCTTTACTTCCATTATCAGCATTATTATGGAAATCAAATGGCTTCCGATCCAACCCTTAGGCGGTTTGCTATTAATGAAAATCACATATGATATGCTAAAGACTCACCCCGGTGAACCGGAGCAGGAAGGAGGAGAATATAATGTAAATAATAGCATGAAGCTGTCACGAGCTATTGTAAAACTTACCGTTATCAGTCTCTCCCTAAGCTTTGATAACATACTGGCAATTGCCGGTGCCGCAGATGGAAATATTAAAGTTATTACATTGGGACTTCTTCTTAGTTTACCATTTCTATTAATCAGCTGCCGTTTCTTTATGAAACTAATGAAACGTTACCTTATTATCCTTTATCTCTGCGGTGCTGTATTAGTTCATACCTCTCTTGAAATGATATTTTCCTATCCGCCGCTTCTAAGTCTCCTTCCGGCACATCTTCATACCATCATTTCTTCCCTGGCAGCCATAGCTTTATTAATATTTGGCTTTTATCGATTAAAAAAAAATAAAAATAATGCCGTAGAAGATATCGTATAA
- a CDS encoding GAF domain-containing protein, which yields MVEVSNLYPEDKKELYTLLNSQLKALLDNEPDVIPGLANASALLMGALKDINWSGFYLMKHGELLLGPFQGRTACVHIAVGRGVCGTAVLKDEVQLVPDVHEFPGHIACDSASRSEIVIPIHDGKDIAGVLDIDSPLPDRFDETDKEGLTEFVTILEEYLEW from the coding sequence ATGGTAGAAGTATCAAACCTATATCCGGAGGATAAAAAAGAACTCTATACTTTATTAAATTCACAACTAAAAGCGCTCCTGGACAACGAGCCTGATGTCATTCCCGGTCTTGCCAATGCCTCGGCTCTTTTGATGGGTGCCTTAAAGGATATTAACTGGTCCGGTTTTTATCTTATGAAACACGGTGAACTCTTACTGGGCCCTTTCCAGGGCAGGACGGCCTGTGTACATATTGCTGTTGGCAGAGGCGTCTGCGGAACAGCTGTTTTAAAGGATGAAGTCCAACTGGTTCCTGATGTTCATGAATTCCCCGGGCACATTGCCTGCGACAGTGCCTCTCGTTCTGAAATCGTAATTCCCATCCATGACGGCAAAGACATTGCCGGTGTACTGGATATTGACAGTCCTCTTCCCGATCGCTTTGATGAAACCGATAAAGAAGGACTTACGGAGTTTGTCACAATTTTGGAAGAATACCTGGAGTGGTAA